TCGCTGCGGGAGATGATCGAAGACCAGAGGCTGCTCAATCTCTATTGACAGTACTTACAGTGCTGCCGAAAAGGGGGCCGATGTTGGCCGCATCAAGACAGGCAAAGGCACCAGAATCATGGTCATGGTGGATGCGAGCGGCGTGCTGCTCGCGGCGGCTGAACGGTTGAGGTGATAATTCACGTCAACGGTGAAGCCTGCCTGAGCGGCGAACGAAGAGGTCGCGGGCCACCAGCACGATATCCCTGGGTTGGGTCGGAGGGACCGCTTGGCAGAGTGACAGGCCGAAGTTGTGAGATCCAGACGGGCTCTCCTCTGTTGTGACGACTACAGCTCAGAGCAAGGCTTGCCACTCTGCCTCGTACTGCGTGACCAGGCGCACATCCCCCGAGCGGCGAGCAGCCTGCAACCGGAGCTCGTGGACGTCTACGAGATCAGGCTCAACCGCCAAGCATTGCGGTCTTGGACTGCACACCACTTCAGGTCTGCTCTTTTCAGGTATGCGTCTCCAGTTTAGGCCTTGGCCAGGCGACCGCGCTAAAACAACAGGCATAGTGAAGCCATGAGTGATGAACGGGATCGAACGAGCGATCAGGAACAGCTGGACGTCAGTGTCCGGTTGCCAGATGGGCGAAGCAAAAACGAGCCGTGCGCTCGCGATGAGGTGAAGGTCACGCGCCACCGCGTCACAGCTGCTGGGCGTGAACTGTTCTACACCGTCACAACTGGCACGATGGTGCTGGCTGAGGAGCGGGAGGCGAAGGAAGGGGCCTCCGAGGGCTTTAAGTCCCGCGCTCAGGTGTTTTTCGTGGCATACGCGCTCGATGAGGACCATCAGCCGCGCCGGCGCCCCGTGACCTTCAGCTTCAATGGCGGGCCGGGCAGCAGTTCCGTGTGGTTGCACCTGGGCCTGCTCGGCCCCCGCCGTGTCGTGATGGGCGATGCGGGCGCCCTGTCCGGCCCGCCCTATGACCTGACGGACAACGAGTTCACTCTGCTGACCCACTCCGATCTGGTGTTCATTGACCCGGTCACGACCGGCTACTCCCGAGTGCTTGAAGGGGAAAAGGCGGCCGATTACCACGGTTTTCAGAAAGACATCGAGTCGGTGGGCGACTTTATCCGGCTGTGGACCAGCCGTGCCGGGCGGTGGCTGAGCCCTAAATTTCTAATCGGGGAAAGTTATGGCACGACCCGCGCGGCTGGCCTAAGCGGTTACCTGCAGGAGCGGCACGGCCTGTTCCTGAACGGCATCATGCTGGTCAGCGCCATCTTAGATTTCTCCACGGTGGATTTCACGCCCGGCCACGACTTGGCGTACGTGGTTCATCTGCCCACCGCCGCTGCCACAGCTTGGTACCACGGCCAGCTCAGTGGTGAGCAGTCGCTGCCAGAAGTTCTGCGCGGCGCTGAAGTCTTTGCGGATGGTGAGTATGCCCGCGCCCTTCACGCTGGCGCGCGCCTCAGCGCGGCCGAACGCGCCCAGGTCGCGCAGCGTTACGCTGAGTTGACCGGTCTGAGCGATGAATTTGTGCTTCGCAATGACCTGCGCGTGACCCTGGCCCGCTTCTGTAAGGAACTGCTGCGCGCGCAGGGCCGCACGGTGGGACGGCTGGACAGCCGCTTTACCGGCATTGACCGGGACGCGGGGGGCGACAGCGTTGAGTACGACCCCAGCATGAGCGCCATCCTGGGCCCGTACACAGCAGCCATGAATCACTACGTTCGCTTGGAACTGGGCTTCGAGTCTGACCTCCCTTACGAGATCCTGAGCAGCCGGGTGCGGCCCTGGAGCTACAAGGAGTTTGAGAACAAGCATGTGCGCGTGTCAGATACGCTCAGGCGGGCCATGCATCAGAACCCTCACCTCAAGGTGCTGGTGACGTCTGGCTATTTCGACTTTGCCACGCCCTACCACGCCACCCGCCATACGCTCGACCATCTGCAACTCGAGCCCAGTCTGCGCGGCAATGTGCGCGAGACGTTCTATGAGGCGGGGCACATGATGTATGTACACCGGCCCAGCCTGGAGCAGCAAGCCGCAGACCTGACGTCGTTCATTGAGTGGGCCACGCAGGACGCGACGCAACGGGGCAGTTAGCTGGGGACAACGTGCTTTACCGGCTCAACTGGACAGCGAAACGCTGTCTTGATCGCGGGGCGCGGGTGTCTAGCTGGGGTATAACTCCAACTGGACACACCGGCCCTTAGTGGTTCATCCGCTAAATGCTGCCTTTGAAGCGCGATCAACTCATCTGCTTTTGTGACTCAAAGCCAGTGTCAAGACTAACCGGATGAACCATTAGGGTAAGTTTCTGTTCCTATTCTCACTTGACCCCTTACCCTACCGACGCCCGTCTGAGTGCTCTTATCCAGCGGTAGCTCGGCGGGAACGGCGAATTCGTCTGGATGTGGCCGTCCGGAACCGTCGGCGAACACACGGGGACCAAAAGGTCGTGGAGCATCCGGTGGTCGGTCACGTGCGCGTTGACTGTGACGTGCTGCTGGTGATGCGGATCTCAGGATTGTCGCGCTGACGGCCGAAGCGGGAAGTCCTGACGCGTACCGCATTGAGCTGGCTCAACATGTGGCCCGGACGGGGACGACCTAATGATCGGCCGTGAACCGGAGAGACAGGGAGGCACCTGACGTCACGCCGGGGGTGCACCGACAACCCCTGCTCTGGGGGCTCACCCAGTCAGGAAGGATCTGGGTGGAAGATGGCCTCAATCGGCTGGCCAAATTCACGGGCGATCCGGAAAGCAAGGGGGAGGCCAGGGTCATAGCGGCCGGTCTCCAGAGCGTTCACCGTCTGCCGTGACACGTTGAGGCGGTCCGCGAGCACGCCCTGCGTCCAGCCTCGCGCCTCGCGAAGTTCCCGAAGTCGGTTGTTCACGCGCGCTCCGCTTGAGCGGTCAGCACCACGGTGGTGATCGCCCACGAGAACATCCCGGCAGTGAAGGGCACCCAGGGCAGCACGGGGTGCTGGAGACCGGCGAGCGTCAGGAACGCGACTGTGATGGAGGTGGCCATGGCCACAACGAAGCCCACACCAAGCCCGCGCAGGAGAATCAGTTGCTGGTAGTCGTCGCTGCGTCCGAGGTGTCGGACGCCGGCGCGAATGACCAGCAGCAGGGGCAGCACAGGCAGGATGGCCCACAGGAAGCGCCATGCACTGTGGCCTCTGAGATCCCCCCAGGTGATCACGGCGGCCAGGATGAGCAGGTAGCCGAGGAGGCCAGGCCAGAACTCGCGGGCGTAGGTGCGGGCGCGGGCCCGGTCGCCGGTAGACGGCGCCGTGCTGTCAAGTTTGTTTGTCATGCCTCATCATGGAACGGGCGCATCTGGATGTCAAGCGACCTTGACAGTGGGTCGTGGAGGGTATCGGGCGGTCTGCCTCCCGAGCCGGCGGTGTGTGTTGAGGTCGGTGGAGAGAAGCACTGGCTCTGGAGGGCCGTCAATGAGCACGGTGCCGTGCTTGACATCCTGCTTCAGCAGCATCGCGACACCCGGGCGGCCAGGTCCTTCTTCACCCGGCTGCTCAGTGAGTCCGAGGTCCCGGAGGTCATCCACACCGACAAGCTCTGGAGCTACGGGGCAGGCATTCGGGAACTTCCCGTGCTCCACGCTGTGGAGCACGTCCAGGTCGTCTCTGCGGCCCGTTGCAACAACCTGGTCGAGCAATCGCATCGACCCACACGGCAGCAGGAGCGAAGCCAACTGGGCTTCAAACGACGACAGCGAACGCAAGAGTTCCCGGCCCTGCATGCCCGCGTCTCGAGCCTTCACCGCCACACCCGGACCACGGTCCCCGCCGCCCTCAGACGAAGCCATCAATCCGCAGCATTGCTCCTCTGGCGAGAGGCGATGCAGCAGGCAGCTTGAGAATCAAGTTGCCTGCTGGGATCCTTCGGCCCCGCCGAGGTTAAGTTGCCAGCACGCTTTCAGGGACTCAACACTCCGTTCACGACCGTCGGCACAGCAGCTTCCCGAAGTATTAAGTGCTTGAGAATATTCG
This portion of the Deinococcus betulae genome encodes:
- a CDS encoding S10 family peptidase; this encodes MSDERDRTSDQEQLDVSVRLPDGRSKNEPCARDEVKVTRHRVTAAGRELFYTVTTGTMVLAEEREAKEGASEGFKSRAQVFFVAYALDEDHQPRRRPVTFSFNGGPGSSSVWLHLGLLGPRRVVMGDAGALSGPPYDLTDNEFTLLTHSDLVFIDPVTTGYSRVLEGEKAADYHGFQKDIESVGDFIRLWTSRAGRWLSPKFLIGESYGTTRAAGLSGYLQERHGLFLNGIMLVSAILDFSTVDFTPGHDLAYVVHLPTAAATAWYHGQLSGEQSLPEVLRGAEVFADGEYARALHAGARLSAAERAQVAQRYAELTGLSDEFVLRNDLRVTLARFCKELLRAQGRTVGRLDSRFTGIDRDAGGDSVEYDPSMSAILGPYTAAMNHYVRLELGFESDLPYEILSSRVRPWSYKEFENKHVRVSDTLRRAMHQNPHLKVLVTSGYFDFATPYHATRHTLDHLQLEPSLRGNVRETFYEAGHMMYVHRPSLEQQAADLTSFIEWATQDATQRGS
- a CDS encoding helix-turn-helix transcriptional regulator — encoded protein: MNNRLRELREARGWTQGVLADRLNVSRQTVNALETGRYDPGLPLAFRIAREFGQPIEAIFHPDPS